A genome region from Camelina sativa cultivar DH55 chromosome 10, Cs, whole genome shotgun sequence includes the following:
- the LOC104717198 gene encoding subtilisin-like protease SBT2.6 isoform X2, protein MLRRAPGVKSVDRDWKVRKLTTHTPQFLGLPTDVWPTGGGYDRAGEDIVIGFIDSGIFPHHPSFASHHTSVPYGPHPSYKGKCEDDPHTRKSFCNGKIIGAQHFAEAAKAAGAFNPDIDYASPMDGDGHGSHTAAIAAGNNGITVRMHGYEFGKASGMAPRARIAVYKALYRLFGGFVADVVAAIDQAVHDGVDILSLSVGPNSPPATTKTTFLNPFDATLLGAVKAGVFVAQAAGNGGPFPKTLVSYSPWITTVAAAIDDRRYKNHLTLGNGKMLAGMGLSPSTRPHRSYKMVSANDVLLGSSGMKYNPSDCQKPEVLNKKLVEGNILLCGYSFNFVAGSASIKKVAETAKHLGAAGFVLVVENVSPGTKFDPVPSCIPGILITDVSKSMDLIDYYNVSTSRDWMGRVKEFKAEGSIGDGLEPILHKSAPEVALFSARGPNTKDFSFQDADLLKPDILAPGSLIWSAWSENGTDEANYVGEGFALISGTSMAAPHIAGIAALVKQKHPLWSPAAIKSALMTTSTVIDRAGRPLQAQQYSETETITLVKATPFDYGSGHVNPSAALDPGLIFDAGYEDYIGFLCTTPGIDAHEITNFTNTPCNFKMVHPSNFNTPSIAISHLVRTQTVTRRVTNVADEEETYTITSRMEPAIAIEVSPPAMTVRAGASRTFSVTLTVRSVTGAYSFGEVTLKGSRGHKVTLPVVAMGQKR, encoded by the exons ATGCTTCGTCGCGCGCCTGGTGTGAAGTCAGTGGACAGAGATTGGAAAGTGAGGAAACTCACCACACATACACCACAGTTTTTGGGATTACCAACTGATGTTTGGCCAACTGGTGGGGGTTATGATAGAGCAGGAGAAGATATTGTTATTGGCTTTATTGACTCAGGGATTTTTCCTCATCACCCAAGTTTTGCTTCTCACCACACATCAGTACCTTATGGCCCTCATCCTAGTTACAAAGGGAAATGCGAAGACGATCCTCATACTAGGAAGAGTTTCTGCAACGGGAAAATCATAGGAGCGCAGCATTTTGCTGAAGCTGCTAAAGCAGCTGGTGCATTTAATCCGGATATTGACTATGCTTCACCAATGGATGGCGATGGACATGGAAG TCACACAGCAGCTATTGCCGCTGGGAATAATGGTATAACAGTGAGGATGCACGGCTATGAGTTTGGAAAAGCAAGCGGGATGGCTCCTCGTGCAAG GATTGCTGTTTACAAAGCTCTCTACCGGCTTTTTGGAGGCTTTGTGGCTGATGTGGTTGCTGCCATTGACCAG GCTGTTCATGATGGAGTAGATATTTTAAGTCTCTCGGTTGGTCCAAACAGTCCTCCAGCTACTACGAAGACAACATTCTTAAATCCATTTGATGCTACACTTCTTGGGGCTGTAAAAGCTGGTGTTTTTGTTGCTCAAGCTGCTGGAAACGGAGGTCCCTTTCCGAAAACTCTGGTTTCATACAGCCCTTGGATAACTACTGTTGCTGCTGCAATTGATGATCGCAGATACAAAAATCATCTGACCCTTGGAAATGGAAAAATGCTGGCTGGAATGGGATTATCCC CTTCAACTCGACCTCATCGTTCGTACAAGATGGTCTCTGCAAATGATGTTCTGCTTGGTTCTTCTGGTATGAAATACAATCCGTCGGATTGCCAGAAGCCAGAagttttgaacaaaaaattGGTAGAAGGAAACATTCTGCTCTGTGGATATTCTTTCAACTTTGTTGCTGGTTCAGCTTCCATCAAGAAAGTTGCTGAAACTgccaagcatctaggcgccgctGGTTTCGTTCTTGTTGTCGAAAATGTTTCTCCAGGAACAAAGTTTGATCCTGTTCCCTCTTGCATTCCGGGGATTCTGATTACTGATGTCTCTAAGTCAATG GATTTGATTGATTACTACAATGTCTCGACGTCAAGAGATTGGATGGGGAGGGTAAAGGAGTTTAAAGCTGAAGGAAGCATCGGAGACGGTTTGGAACCCATTCTTCACAAATCCGCACCTGAAGTAGCTCTGTTCTCAGCTAGAGGACCCAACACTAAAGATTTCAGCTTTCAAGATGCTGATCTTCTGAAACCAGATATTCTTGCTCCAGGCTCTTTAATATGGTCTGCCTGGTCTGAAAATGGAACAGACGAGGCTAATTATGTTG GGGAAGGATTTGCACTAATATCTGGCACAAGCATGGCTGCACCACATATTGCGGGTATAGCTGCTCTGGTGAAACAGAAGCATCCTCTATGGAGTCCAGCTGCCATCAAATCAGCTTTGATGACGACTTCAACAGTCATAGATCGAGCAGGAAGGCCTCTCCAAGCACAGCAATATTCTGAAACAGAGACAATAACGCTAGTTAAAGCAACTCCATTTGATTATGGAAGTGGTCATGTCAATCCAAGCGCTGCTCTAGACCCTGGTCTCATCTTTGATGCAG gttatgAGGACTATATAGGGTTCTTGTGCACGACACCTGGTATTGATGCTCACGAGATAACAAACTTCACAAACACTCCCTGCAATTTCAAAATGGTTCATCCTTCAAACTTCAACACGCCATCCATAGCCATATCTCATCTCGTGAGAACACAAACCGTGACGAGAAGAGTAACAAATgttgcagatgaagaagaaacatacacAATCACATCGAGGATGGAGCCAGCAATCGCCATAGAAGTGAGTCCTCCTGCAATGACAGTAAGAGCGGGCGCTTCTAGAACCTTCTCGGTGACTCTAACAGTGAGATCAGTGACCGGAGCTTACAGCTTCGGAGAGGTTACATTGAAAGGAAGCCGAGGGCATAAAGTGACTCTCCCAGTGGTTGCTATGGgacaaaagagatga
- the LOC104717198 gene encoding subtilisin-like protease SBT2.6 isoform X1 produces the protein MDVWCKVLVFFTCFFSVTAEIYIVTMEGEPIISYKGGDNGFEATAVESDEKIDTTSELVTSYARHLERKHDMLLGMLFEEGSYKKLYSYKHLINGFAAHVSPDQAEMLRRAPGVKSVDRDWKVRKLTTHTPQFLGLPTDVWPTGGGYDRAGEDIVIGFIDSGIFPHHPSFASHHTSVPYGPHPSYKGKCEDDPHTRKSFCNGKIIGAQHFAEAAKAAGAFNPDIDYASPMDGDGHGSHTAAIAAGNNGITVRMHGYEFGKASGMAPRARIAVYKALYRLFGGFVADVVAAIDQAVHDGVDILSLSVGPNSPPATTKTTFLNPFDATLLGAVKAGVFVAQAAGNGGPFPKTLVSYSPWITTVAAAIDDRRYKNHLTLGNGKMLAGMGLSPSTRPHRSYKMVSANDVLLGSSGMKYNPSDCQKPEVLNKKLVEGNILLCGYSFNFVAGSASIKKVAETAKHLGAAGFVLVVENVSPGTKFDPVPSCIPGILITDVSKSMDLIDYYNVSTSRDWMGRVKEFKAEGSIGDGLEPILHKSAPEVALFSARGPNTKDFSFQDADLLKPDILAPGSLIWSAWSENGTDEANYVGEGFALISGTSMAAPHIAGIAALVKQKHPLWSPAAIKSALMTTSTVIDRAGRPLQAQQYSETETITLVKATPFDYGSGHVNPSAALDPGLIFDAGYEDYIGFLCTTPGIDAHEITNFTNTPCNFKMVHPSNFNTPSIAISHLVRTQTVTRRVTNVADEEETYTITSRMEPAIAIEVSPPAMTVRAGASRTFSVTLTVRSVTGAYSFGEVTLKGSRGHKVTLPVVAMGQKR, from the exons ATGGATGTCTGGTGTAAAGTTCTCGTCTTTTTCACATGTTTCTTCTCTGTGACAGCAGAGATTTACATTGTGACTATGGAAGGAGAACCAATCATCAGTTACAAAGGTGGTGATAATGGTTTTGAAGCGACTGCTGTGGAATCTGATGAGAAAATTGATACGACAAG TGAATTGGTGACATCATACGCCCGTCACCTCGAGAGGAAACATGACATGCTTCTTGGAATGCTCTTTGAGGAAGGATCATACAAAAAGCTTTACAGCTATAAACACCTTATAAATGGATTTGCAGCTCATGTTTCTCCTGATCAG GCGGAAATGCTTCGTCGCGCGCCTGGTGTGAAGTCAGTGGACAGAGATTGGAAAGTGAGGAAACTCACCACACATACACCACAGTTTTTGGGATTACCAACTGATGTTTGGCCAACTGGTGGGGGTTATGATAGAGCAGGAGAAGATATTGTTATTGGCTTTATTGACTCAGGGATTTTTCCTCATCACCCAAGTTTTGCTTCTCACCACACATCAGTACCTTATGGCCCTCATCCTAGTTACAAAGGGAAATGCGAAGACGATCCTCATACTAGGAAGAGTTTCTGCAACGGGAAAATCATAGGAGCGCAGCATTTTGCTGAAGCTGCTAAAGCAGCTGGTGCATTTAATCCGGATATTGACTATGCTTCACCAATGGATGGCGATGGACATGGAAG TCACACAGCAGCTATTGCCGCTGGGAATAATGGTATAACAGTGAGGATGCACGGCTATGAGTTTGGAAAAGCAAGCGGGATGGCTCCTCGTGCAAG GATTGCTGTTTACAAAGCTCTCTACCGGCTTTTTGGAGGCTTTGTGGCTGATGTGGTTGCTGCCATTGACCAG GCTGTTCATGATGGAGTAGATATTTTAAGTCTCTCGGTTGGTCCAAACAGTCCTCCAGCTACTACGAAGACAACATTCTTAAATCCATTTGATGCTACACTTCTTGGGGCTGTAAAAGCTGGTGTTTTTGTTGCTCAAGCTGCTGGAAACGGAGGTCCCTTTCCGAAAACTCTGGTTTCATACAGCCCTTGGATAACTACTGTTGCTGCTGCAATTGATGATCGCAGATACAAAAATCATCTGACCCTTGGAAATGGAAAAATGCTGGCTGGAATGGGATTATCCC CTTCAACTCGACCTCATCGTTCGTACAAGATGGTCTCTGCAAATGATGTTCTGCTTGGTTCTTCTGGTATGAAATACAATCCGTCGGATTGCCAGAAGCCAGAagttttgaacaaaaaattGGTAGAAGGAAACATTCTGCTCTGTGGATATTCTTTCAACTTTGTTGCTGGTTCAGCTTCCATCAAGAAAGTTGCTGAAACTgccaagcatctaggcgccgctGGTTTCGTTCTTGTTGTCGAAAATGTTTCTCCAGGAACAAAGTTTGATCCTGTTCCCTCTTGCATTCCGGGGATTCTGATTACTGATGTCTCTAAGTCAATG GATTTGATTGATTACTACAATGTCTCGACGTCAAGAGATTGGATGGGGAGGGTAAAGGAGTTTAAAGCTGAAGGAAGCATCGGAGACGGTTTGGAACCCATTCTTCACAAATCCGCACCTGAAGTAGCTCTGTTCTCAGCTAGAGGACCCAACACTAAAGATTTCAGCTTTCAAGATGCTGATCTTCTGAAACCAGATATTCTTGCTCCAGGCTCTTTAATATGGTCTGCCTGGTCTGAAAATGGAACAGACGAGGCTAATTATGTTG GGGAAGGATTTGCACTAATATCTGGCACAAGCATGGCTGCACCACATATTGCGGGTATAGCTGCTCTGGTGAAACAGAAGCATCCTCTATGGAGTCCAGCTGCCATCAAATCAGCTTTGATGACGACTTCAACAGTCATAGATCGAGCAGGAAGGCCTCTCCAAGCACAGCAATATTCTGAAACAGAGACAATAACGCTAGTTAAAGCAACTCCATTTGATTATGGAAGTGGTCATGTCAATCCAAGCGCTGCTCTAGACCCTGGTCTCATCTTTGATGCAG gttatgAGGACTATATAGGGTTCTTGTGCACGACACCTGGTATTGATGCTCACGAGATAACAAACTTCACAAACACTCCCTGCAATTTCAAAATGGTTCATCCTTCAAACTTCAACACGCCATCCATAGCCATATCTCATCTCGTGAGAACACAAACCGTGACGAGAAGAGTAACAAATgttgcagatgaagaagaaacatacacAATCACATCGAGGATGGAGCCAGCAATCGCCATAGAAGTGAGTCCTCCTGCAATGACAGTAAGAGCGGGCGCTTCTAGAACCTTCTCGGTGACTCTAACAGTGAGATCAGTGACCGGAGCTTACAGCTTCGGAGAGGTTACATTGAAAGGAAGCCGAGGGCATAAAGTGACTCTCCCAGTGGTTGCTATGGgacaaaagagatga
- the LOC104717197 gene encoding subtilisin-like protease SBT2.6, translated as MVHPSNFNTPSIAISHLVRTQTVTRRVTNVADEEETYTITSRMEPAIAIEVSPPAMTVRAGASRTFSVTLTVRSVTGAYSFGEVTLKGSRGHKVTLPVVAMGQKR; from the coding sequence ATGGTTCATCCTTCAAACTTCAACACGCCATCCATAGCCATATCTCATCTCGTGAGAACACAAACCGTGACGAGAAGAGTAACAAATgttgcagatgaagaagaaacatacacAATCACATCGAGGATGGAGCCAGCAATCGCCATAGAAGTGAGTCCTCCTGCAATGACAGTAAGAGCGGGCGCTTCTAGAACCTTCTCGGTGACTCTAACAGTGAGATCAGTGACCGGAGCTTACAGCTTCGGAGAGGTTACATTGAAAGGAAGCCGAGGGCATAAAGTGACTCTCCCAGTGGTTGCTATGGgacaaaagagatga